In Rutidosis leptorrhynchoides isolate AG116_Rl617_1_P2 chromosome 6, CSIRO_AGI_Rlap_v1, whole genome shotgun sequence, the DNA window ccacggtagtgcgtacgcatcgtcttgtcccacttgctctagataggtattccaccatgttaacgcagaacctgtgaaggtatgcgtagcgtacttcactttgtcctcttcagtacacttacttatggcaaacaccgattcgaccttctcggtccaccgtttcaatccgatcggtccttcggttccatcaaattccaaaggtttgctggcagtgaattctttgtaggtgcatcctacacgatttcctgtactgctagatccaaggttattgttggtatgtagcgcagcctgtactgcagctatgtttgaagctagaaaagtacggaattcctcttcattcatattcacggtgtgtcgagtagtcggtgccatttccttcaaaatagtcaaatggaacaagttaatcatacagaatattaagagtagttaatagtatttcgtagcataatatgaactcatttataaaagctttttcttcatattagcgttttataagtttaaattcgggtagtacctacccattaagttcatacttagtagctaatatacaattcaactactacaattctatatgaaaaactgattataataatatttcgcgttcaaacttttatacaatattttacaaacttacaatactgcttattttacataaagcatgaaatatagcacacaataactttgatacaagatagttgtgaagataattctagctagtacacaagtcgttcagcaaaggcaataaagacacgtagttcatacgtccagaaacaagtcatgcattctggttttactaggactacttcccatccttggtcttgtggaacataaccattatggccgttgataagacagcgtgttgtaacgtcgtcaaagggacgagggttacgtaatgtccaacagtcccgtaacaatctaaaaacctcatttcttaccccaattaccgactccgtcacttgtgggaacgttttgtttaatagttgtagcccgatgttcttgttctcactttggtgagaagcgaacattactaatccgtaagcataacatgcttctttatgttgcatgttagccgctttttctaaatcacgaagtccaatattcggatatattgagtcaaaataatttcttaacccattgcgtaaaatagcatttgggttccccgcaataaatgcgtcaaagtaaacacatcgtaacttatggatttcccaatgtgatatcccccatctttcgaacgaaagccttttataaaccaaggcattcttggaacgttcttcgaatgtcttacaaactgatctcgccttaaatagttgtgccgaagaattctgaccgactctagacaagatttcatcaatcatgtctccgggtaggtctcttaaaatattaggttgtctatccattttgtgtttttatactgtaaaatagacaagagttagattcataaaaaaaaaatacttattaatacaagcaatttttacatatatcataaagcataagcacactatattacatatattacaccacacgaatacaactatcttattccgactcgcttgtttcttcttcttcggttttggttcgttttgccaagtttctagggatatatgatgttcccctaatacgagctgtcgttttccacattggtttagaaaaacctggtggtttagaggttcccgggtcattgttacaacttaaggacttcgggggttgacgatacatataaagttcatcggggttggaattagatttctctatttttatgccctttcccttattattttcatttgcctttttaaattcagttggggtaatttctataacatcatcggaattctcgtcggaatccgattcatcggagaattagtaatcctcccaatattttgcttccttggcggaaacaccattgaccataattaaccttggtcggttggttgaggattttcttttacttaaccgttttattatttcccccactggttctatttcttcatccggttccgattcttcttccggttccgattcttctttcggttccgactcttcttccggttcctcttcgggaacttgtgaatcagtccacgaatcattccaatttacatttgactcttcattattattaggtgagtcaatgggacttgttctagaggtagacatctatcacataatatcaaacgcgttaagagattaatatatcacataatattcacatgttaaaaatatatagtttccaacaaaatttgttaagcaatcatttttcaagtaaacacggtcgaagtccagactcactaatgcatcctaacaaactcgataagacacactaatgcaaaattctggttctctaagaccaacgctcggataccaactgaaatgttccgttcttattgattaaaaacgttccatattaattgatttcgttgcgaggttttgacctctatatgagacgtttttcaaagactgcattcatttttaaaacaaaccataacctttatttcataaataaaggtttaaaaagctttacgtagattatcaaataatgataatctaaaatatcctgtttacacacgaccattacataatggtttacaatacaaatatgttacatcgaaatcagtttcttgaatgcagtttttacacagtatcatacaaacatggactccaaatcttgtccttattttagtatgcaacagcggaagctcttagtattcacctgagaataaacatgctttaaacgtcaacaaaaatgttggtgagttataggtttaacctatatatatcaaatcgtaacaatagaccacaagatttcatatttcattatacatctcatacatagagataaaaatcattcatatggtgaacacctggtaaccgacattaacaagatgcatatataagaatatccccatcattccgggacacccttcggatatgatataaatttcgaagtactaaagcatccggtactttggatggggtttgttaggcccaatagatctatctttaggattcgcgtcaattagggtgtctgttccctaattcttagattaccagacttaataaaaaggggcatattcgatttcgataattcaaccatagaatgtagtttcacgtacttgtgtctattttgtaaatcatttataaacctgcatgtattctcatcccaaaaatattagattttaaaagtgggactataactcactttcacagatttttacttcgtcgggaagtaagacttggccactggttgattcacgaacctataacaatatatacatatatatcaaagtatgttcaaaatatatttacaatacttttaatatattttgatgttttaagtttattaagtcagctgtcctcgttagtaacctacaactagttgtccacagttagatgtacagaaataaatcgataaatattatcttgaatcaatccacgacccagtgtatacgtatctcagtattggtcacaactcaaactatatatattttggaatcaacctcaaccctgtatagctaactccaacattcacatatagagtgtctatggttgttccgaaatatatatagatgtgtcgacatgataggtcgaaacattgtatatgtgtctatggtatctcaagattacataatatacaatacaagttgattaagttatggttggaatagatttgttaccaattttcacgtagctaaaatgagaaaaattatccaatcttgttttacccataacttcttcattttaaatccgttttgagtgaatcaaattgctatggtttcatattgaactctattttatgaatctaaacagaaaaagtataggtttatagttggaaaaataagttacaagtcgtttttgtaaaggtagtcatttcagtcgaaagaacgacgtctagatgaccattttagaaaacatacttccactttgagtttaaccataatttttggatatagtttcatgttcataataaaaatcattttctcagaataacaacttttaaatcaaagtttatcatagtttttaattaactaacccaaaacagcccgcggtgttactacgacggcgtaaatccggttttacggtgtttttcgtgtttccaggttttaaatcattaagttagcatatcatatagatatagaacatgtgtttagttgattttaaaagtcaagttagaaggattaacttttgtttgcgaacaagtttggaattaactaaactatgttctagtgattacaagtttaaaccttcgaataagatagctttatatgtatgaatcgaatgatgttatgaacatcattactaccttaagttccttggataaacctactggaaaagagaaaaatggatctagcttcaacggatccttggatggctcgaagttcttgaagcagaatcatgacacgaaaacaagttcaagtaagatcatcacttgaaataagattgttatagttatagaaattgaaccaaagtttgaatatgattattaccttgtattagaatgataacctactgtaagaaataaagatttcttgaggttggatgatcaccttacaagattggaagtgagctagcaaacttgaaagtattcttgattttatgtaactagaacttgtagaatttatgaagaacacttagaacttgaagatagaacttgagagagatcaattagatgaagaaaattgaagaatgaaagtgtttgtaggtgtttttggtcgttggtgtatggattagatataaaggatatgtaattttgttttcatgtaaataagtcatgaatgattactcatatttttgtaattttatgagatatttcatgctagttgccaaatgatggttcccacatgtgttaggtgactcacatgggctactaagagctgatcattagagtgtatataccaatagtacatacatctaaaagctgtgtattgtacgagtacgaatacgggtgcatacgagtagaattgttgatgaaactgaacgaggatgtaattgtaagcatttttgttaagtagaagtattttgataagtgtattgaagtctttcaaaagtgtataaatacatattaaaacactacatgtatatacattttaactgaatcgttaagtcatcgttagtcgttacatgtaagtgttgttttgaaacctttaggttaacgatcttgttaaatgttgttaacccaatgtttataatatcaaatgagattttaaattattatattatcatgatattatcatgtatgaatatctcttaatatgatatgtatacattaaatgtctttacaacgataatcgttacatatatgtctcgtttaaaaatcattaagttagtagtcttatttttacatatgtagttcattgttaatatacttaatgatatgtttacttatcatagtatcatgttaactatatataaatccatatatatgtcatcatatagtttttacaagttttaacgttcgtgaatcaccggtcaacttgggtggtcaattttctatatgaaacatatttcaattaatcaagtcttagcaagtttgatttcttaacatgttggaaacatttaatcatgtaaatatcaatctcaattaatatatataaacatggaaaagttcgggtcactacaacctgggctactggaaagtttattttcagttagttcggttcgagtaaatgattttccatttagacctcatcttaatccgagttacggtttaggatttatggccttccgaaagtcactacacccttgtaacgttgtgctgaaaattcggacctactcgcacttaaaccgtagccacagtcaaacgaagacgattttggttctggaaattggtcagcagctaggggactcatatacagagccatgtccACTGATTACGTgcctttttgatttacgtagaggtcgtagcagctgaccgaagtcagcctattgtttcgatctctattcttgattaacttacttagcttttatgatgatgaatgatgatgatgatgatgacacataaacttattttatgcactattagaacttatgaggataacctactgacctagcaacctttgacttaggtttacAACCTTTCgcaccaacttactacttgcatactttcattaccgactttactgcttttatcactgtgagttatagcttccctttttacttatactatttttgggactgagaatacatgcgctttttatgttttacttatttgacacgagtacttaaactttacatatgtgtgggttatataacggcataaactttccccttagcacggtaacgtttaactattggtttttgaaccggtagacgcgaatcttagatatggatccatagggtttgacatccccactcgggctagtcgcgctagcatttaatgggtgtttaatacttcgaggacataagcACTCACCAGGTGTActattagggggtgatatttatatttacgtttagttaccatgtgcccacagtTATAcagatacttttcatactgttttgaaacattgaaatctcgtggtcaatcctatattactgttacaatttaaactatagctcaccaacattattgttgatgttttaagcatgttttctcaggtgcttagaggtttgttgcttccgctgttagacttgctatcatgctgttatagacttgctgttaaggacctgctgtgttagatttccgctgcattacttagagatgtctcattcatgaaacttatattttgcattcgcaacttatgttattttgaataatggttttgtaatgacttttgtgtcacgttatcttttgtaaaacatttgaaattatcttttcatgaatgcaaaactggttttcaaatagcatatagtgtttgaccttgtaataatcctgttgttgatgatccgtacacgatggttttgtacggggcgtcacaataatCGACTCCATTTGTCCTTGAATTCGCTCTCCGCGCTTATGATTAACAAACGCCACAATTGAACCTCACCGAGTTTCTCGAGAAAATCATTTGAAATAATCGTTCGCAACGACTTTACTTGTAAACTCGGAACTTggttctttcgacttaacgcatccgcaaccacattagCTTTACCCGGGTGGTAAACTATCTCAAGATTATAATCCTTCAACAAATCCAACCATCGTCGCTGACGGTTGTTTAAATTGCGTTGATCAAAGAAGTACTTTAAATTCTTattatccgaataaatcgtacagttaacaccataaagataatggcgccaaatttttaactcatggacaaccgccgccaactcaagttCATGAGTCGGGTAGTTCTTCGCGTGCTCTTTTAATTTTCTCGAGGCATAAGCGatcactttacccctttgcataagaacacaaccgagcccactAATCGAGGCATCGTAATACACcaccatgtcttccaccccttccggtaacactaacaccggagcttgacataatttgCTCTTCAAAaactgaaaagcaatttcttgcttgtCACACCATTCGAACTTCACATTCTTTCGAGTTAGATTCGTTAAGGATGAAGCAaccttggaaaaatcttgaataaaccgatgatagtaaccggccaatcagAGAAAACTTCGaacttccgtaggtgtagtcggtcctTCCCAACTCTTAACcgcctcaatcttccccggatccaccttAATCCCCTCTTGATTCACAATGTGgctaaggaattgcacttcccttaaccaaaattcacacttggagacttTCGTGTACAACTTCTCCTTACGGAACGTCTTCAACaactcacgcaaatgatgttcatgttccttcatactcttagaataaatgagtatgtcgtcgatgaacacaattactgacttgtccaacataggttggcatacctggtttataaggtccatgaatgccgcgggTGCatccgtaagaccaaaaggcatcacaacAAATTCAAAATGCTCATATCGCGTTCGAAACGCCGTCttttcaatatcttcctcacggatctgcatttgatgataaccggatcgcaagtcaatcttagagaaataacacgcaccttgaagttgatcaaataaatcgtcaatcctaggtaacggataatgatttttgatcgtcaccttattaagctcacggtaatcaatgcacattcgcatactaccatccttcttctttacgaataagaccggagcaccccatggcgagctactcggtcggataaaacccttttctaaCAACTCtcgggtttgattcaacaactcatGCATCTCAGTTGGTGCCAAATGATAGGGAGTTTATTAGCCccaggaaccaactcgatgcgaaaatCCACTTGCCTTACcggcggaacacccggtaattcatcaggaaaaacatcttcaaattcattaacaacGGGAATAGATTTAATGGAAGgtagctcatcacgagtatcaaccacatgggctaGATAAGCCATACCTCCACAAGACACGAGTCGACGCGCCCGAGCATAAGTACAAATAGGCACGGGACGCCTTCGAGCTTCACCGTACACgattagctctcccccacttggggttcttaCTCTTACAAACTTCTCATGACACGCAAGATTAGCTCTTttgtgatcgagccaatccatacccacaacgacATCAAATTCACCCAAGGAAATAGGAACCAAGTCAATATCAAACTTCTCAGTTCCGAAATCAGTAACACAATTTCTATACACCCCATTAACCACCGAGAACCTACCATCGGTGATCTCGACTTGAAAAGGAGAGTCTAGATCACATAAAGGACAATCTAAAGTAGCCGCATATTTTAAGGAAACATACGACATatcggcaccactatcaaatagaaccTTAGCGggtttagaattaaccaagaaagtacctgaaacCACTTCGTTGGACTTCTTAGCATCAACGGTAGTCATCATGAAATTTCGGCCCCTCGCGGGACCCGCTGCCTTTTCAAACCGCTTGGTGTTATCATATCTTTTATCATCCATAGTCAACTCGAGACACTCGGACATCCGGTGGACCTCTTTGTGGCAATTGAAACAAGTGATTTTACCCTTAGAAGACGGGTTTGGGCAATTGTGGGacatgtgacctttttgcccacaagtatagcaattAGGGACATGACCCCCGGAATCTCCCTTCTTCACACTTCCCACACTTTCGGCCCCACTCTTAGCCATCTTACTAGGGGCACTACTTTTTTCAAATTTTCTCTTGCTTGTAGTAACATCATTAACTTTCGGGTCATCGGGTTCAAAGCCTTTCGCTACATCAAACAACTCGACAAAGGTCTTAACATGACCGAGGCTAATCTTAGCCCGAAAGTCATCATTCAAGGCTTTATGAAAATCCTCCATCAACATGCGGCCGTTCCCTTAATATTTGGGGCAAAACCACACCTAAGCAAGAAACGTAGccttaagagtgtttaggtccatagacccttgacATAAATTCCGCAACTCCTTTCGGATTCGAATGAGATCGGCTTGAGTACGATACTCCTTGAAGAACTCGGTCTTGAAATCATCCCAAGACAAACTAACAAATGGATCTTCACCCATCATAAGGATCTCATCATCCAACTACGTCTTTGCTGCACCCCTCATTAGGCTCGTAGCAAGCCTTGTTTTTATTGGGTGGGCATTCACACACCCGGAAACATCCTTCCACATCCGAAATCCACCTAGTGATTTTTAGAAGGTCGGGACTCCCTTCGATTAGCGGCGGTTTAGTGAACTTAAAGTCTTTGTAACTAAACCCACAATTGCCGGGAGCCCCAATATTTAACGGTCCCTCTTTAATACCCTCTTCACCTTGAGGCTTTGGAAACCTCttatcaaactcttcccttaccaCCACGCTCACTTGATCTCGAATGAGATCGCTTATTTGTTCCTCAATTATCTCTTGAAGAACTTTTTTGACCTTCCGAATAACTCTCAAGCGCGACCTCAATCTTGGCCGTAAGATCATCATCGTTATTTACATCCTCTTGACTTGGACCCTCATGATCCATCCCGCTTCGTGTCCTTATTCTATAATTTAAAATAGATTAGATCACAACAAAAGACacgccaaaacacttaacaaccccATCTTTCTTGACGCTCGTCGTACTTCATTTGTTTGACATGATGTGCAACCGTACTAATGGTGGTCAATTATTAATACACTTGTGCATCCTATCAAACTCCTTGATACAATGACCATCTCACTTGATGTTAACCGAATGCACATACACAAACAACCACAAGCACTAAAGTGACTACAACAATCACGTGGTCCCGTAACCCGACTAGTCATGCATAAAACGCCCATTCAACCTAAGTCTAGGCTCACATCCCAATGCAACCAAGATCCCTTaggtcatgctctgataccacttgaaacgatccCAAATTGATTTCTAAATTAATTTGTAAAGATTTGACACATTTTTTTTAACATTAGCATTAACCACAACAACACAAGTTTGGAGGCATTACTTGCTCAATTGTTAAACATAAGCTTCAAATTACATCAAGTTATAAGTTTACATCATCATGAACTCAAGTCCCATAAATTTAACCAATGTTTAACTAAAACAACCCAATTGTGAGCATGACCGTCGGGACCATTACCAAAAGCGCCTTCCAAAATCCACCACATGCAAGCTAGGCCAATCCCTTAACCTTGTCCTTCGATGTGCCACAATCTATAAAAAGAGAAACAACGAGGGAGTAAGCTACAAttcttagtgagtgcaatacttatatgcatacatacataaaccaCTTAGTTGCGCAACTTACACATAACCGCATACAAGGCAGCATCACTAACGCGTAAAAACACAACCGAGTACAAGCTAGCATGTTAATCACATAAGACAATAATATAACACACTACACTACTAATAATCAACATATGAacgctatatggttaaccatactcaagTGTGTTAGTCATCGAATTATTAACACCGTCAATCCATGTATATGGCCAACAAAAGCGCCTCCCGGATGGCACTACCATATACACCCTAATGTAGCCAACAAAAAGAGTTCCCAATATTTCCTcacaagtggccaacaaagagtggacTTCTAAGT includes these proteins:
- the LOC139855006 gene encoding uncharacterized protein, with product MEDFHKALNDDFRAKISLGHVKTFVELFDVAKGFEPDDPKVNDVTTSKRKFEKSSAPSKMAKSGAESVGSVKKGDSGGHVPNCYTCGQKGHMSHNCPNPSSKGKITCFNCHKEVHRMSECLELTMDDKRYDNTKRFEKAAGPARGRNFMMTTVDAKKSNEVVSGTFLVNSKPAKVLFDSGADMSYVSLKYAATLDCPLCDLDSPFQVEITDGRFSVVNGVYRNCVTDFGTEKFDIDLVPISLGEFDVVVGMDWLDHKRANLACHEKFVRVRTPSGGELIVYGEARRRPVPICTYARARRLVSCGGMAYLAHVVDTRDELPSIKSIPVVNEFEDTFRKEKLYTKVSKCEFWLREVQFLSHIVNQEGIKVDPGKIEAVKSWEGPTTPTEVRSFL